A single Xylella taiwanensis DNA region contains:
- the pbpC gene encoding penicillin-binding protein 1C, translating to MFVFASFSVLMFGCLRDSRALTWLRWSCAGLLSLLLVLDLVCPLPLPASQDMAMLVVARDGTPLRAFPDAGGVWRYPALLAQVSPLYVQALLTYEDRMFWHHPGINPWALLRAGGHWLRYGRIVSGGSTLTMQVARILEPHGRTPWGKLRQLLRAVQLEVHLSKSQILQLYLERAPYGGTIQGVEAASWAYLGKSAARLSHAEAALLAVLPQSPSRFRPDRNPEAALYARDKVLTRMAVLGVWSDEDVKDARLEPVVARALQPPMYAALLAQRLRAQSPRVARIVTTLDIDLQRTLEERVSTYFSPLPERTSAAVLVMDNQSLEARAYVGSVAFGDAKRLGQVDMVQAWRSPGSTLKPFLYGMALDQGLIHSESLLVDAPQRFGDYRPGNFDAVFNGPIGAASALRQSLNVPAVDLLERIGPARLVARLAHAGVQLRFSRGTTPNLALILGGTGTQLQELVGAFSAFNRGGVAGRVRYTPNDPRIERRLISPGAAWIVREILAANPRPGYGRGTFDTAMRPSVAWKTGTSYGFRDAWALGGTRRYTVGVWVGRPDGTPLPGQYGAITALPLMFDVIDALPREPGNAVPEPMPASVEQVDICWPLGLAAVNTAPELCRRRYSAYALDGVVPPTLAERDARLWRSGLERFQVDARSGLRVMPNCRVSHVVRERQIARWPALVTPWLDAAERDAAQLPPLAPDCSDDGRGDAGVLYIDGLVEGATLARAPGSAQPVRLQLRALGSEARIDWLLNGRWIAQTVGRRTFQRDFLDPGTYVLTALAEDGAWSRVQFRVVR from the coding sequence ATGTTCGTGTTTGCATCATTCTCGGTCTTGATGTTTGGCTGTTTGCGTGACTCTCGTGCCTTGACCTGGCTGCGCTGGAGTTGTGCCGGACTGCTTTCGCTTCTTCTCGTGCTGGACTTGGTTTGCCCACTGCCATTACCAGCCTCGCAAGATATGGCCATGCTGGTGGTTGCGCGAGATGGTACTCCGCTGCGTGCCTTCCCTGATGCTGGCGGTGTATGGCGCTACCCGGCGCTGTTGGCGCAGGTGTCGCCGTTGTACGTGCAGGCCCTGTTGACCTATGAGGACCGTATGTTCTGGCACCATCCGGGAATCAATCCTTGGGCACTGTTACGTGCTGGGGGGCACTGGCTGCGCTATGGTCGTATTGTTTCTGGTGGCTCGACCTTAACGATGCAGGTGGCACGTATTCTTGAGCCGCATGGCCGTACTCCTTGGGGCAAACTCAGGCAGTTGTTGCGTGCAGTGCAGTTAGAAGTACATCTGAGTAAATCTCAGATTCTGCAGCTGTATTTGGAACGTGCACCTTATGGGGGGACTATCCAGGGCGTTGAGGCGGCTAGCTGGGCCTATCTTGGTAAGTCGGCCGCACGCTTGTCGCATGCTGAGGCGGCGCTGTTAGCGGTATTGCCGCAGTCGCCGAGCCGGTTTCGCCCAGACCGTAATCCGGAGGCAGCCTTGTATGCACGCGACAAGGTGCTCACTCGCATGGCGGTGCTTGGTGTCTGGTCCGATGAAGATGTGAAAGATGCGCGGCTTGAACCGGTAGTCGCGCGTGCACTGCAACCGCCGATGTACGCGGCGCTGTTGGCGCAGCGTCTGCGTGCTCAATCGCCACGGGTTGCACGTATTGTTACCACGTTAGACATTGATTTGCAGCGCACGCTTGAGGAGCGAGTGAGTACCTACTTCTCGCCGTTGCCTGAGCGCACTTCTGCTGCGGTGCTGGTGATGGATAATCAAAGTCTGGAAGCACGTGCCTACGTTGGTTCGGTGGCGTTTGGTGATGCCAAGCGGCTTGGTCAGGTGGACATGGTGCAGGCTTGGCGTTCGCCGGGGTCCACGCTCAAACCATTTCTGTATGGGATGGCGCTGGACCAGGGGCTGATCCATTCTGAAAGTCTGTTGGTTGATGCGCCACAGCGTTTTGGTGATTATCGCCCGGGTAATTTTGATGCCGTGTTCAATGGTCCAATTGGTGCGGCCAGTGCATTACGACAGTCGTTGAACGTGCCCGCAGTCGACTTATTGGAACGGATTGGGCCGGCTCGCTTAGTGGCGCGCTTGGCGCATGCTGGAGTGCAGTTGCGTTTTTCACGCGGTACCACCCCGAATTTGGCGTTGATCCTTGGGGGGACAGGTACGCAGTTGCAGGAGCTGGTGGGTGCCTTTTCTGCGTTCAATCGTGGTGGCGTTGCCGGACGGGTGCGTTATACCCCTAATGATCCGCGTATTGAGCGTCGCTTGATCTCGCCTGGTGCGGCTTGGATTGTGCGCGAAATTCTTGCTGCTAACCCTCGTCCTGGTTATGGGAGGGGTACTTTCGATACAGCGATGCGTCCTTCCGTGGCGTGGAAGACTGGGACCAGCTACGGTTTTCGTGATGCTTGGGCGCTGGGGGGGACGCGCCGCTACACGGTTGGCGTCTGGGTTGGACGTCCTGACGGTACTCCGTTGCCGGGTCAGTATGGTGCGATCACCGCGTTGCCATTGATGTTCGATGTGATCGATGCGTTGCCGCGTGAGCCTGGCAATGCTGTCCCGGAGCCGATGCCGGCCAGTGTGGAGCAGGTTGATATCTGTTGGCCGCTAGGTTTGGCTGCTGTCAACACTGCGCCGGAGTTGTGCCGGCGCCGCTACAGTGCTTACGCATTGGATGGGGTGGTGCCGCCGACATTGGCTGAACGTGATGCGCGGCTGTGGCGTAGTGGTCTGGAACGGTTCCAGGTGGATGCGCGTAGCGGTTTGCGTGTGATGCCTAACTGTCGTGTGTCACACGTGGTCAGGGAGCGCCAGATTGCACGCTGGCCGGCACTGGTGACCCCATGGCTTGATGCTGCCGAGCGTGACGCGGCGCAATTGCCTCCGCTGGCACCAGACTGCTCTGATGATGGTCGTGGTGATGCCGGGGTGCTGTACATCGATGGTCTCGTTGAAGGTGCCACACTGGCGCGTGCACCTGGTAGTGCCCAGCCGGTGCGCCTGCAATTGCGTGCATTGGGTAGCGAGGCGCGGATCGACTGGCTCTTGAATGGGCGCTGGATTGCTCAAACCGTTGGGCGTCGCACCTTTCAGCGAGATTTCCTTGACCCCGGTACGTATGTGCTGACTGCGCTGGCTGAGGATGGTGCCTGGAGCCGTGTACAGTTCCGCGTTGTCCGTTAA
- a CDS encoding TonB-dependent receptor, protein MKFRPDTPHKSIVVSLAIAMATFSIPATGFAQDQEKNTSTAAVLDTVNVTGTRLKSQSMTASSPVAEINAEEFQYSGATKVEDLVNQYPQLSLNFDGFTNNGADSYGTVDLRGLGAKRTLTLVNGRRIPKGIGETPDITIIPAALVKRVDLLTGGASAVYGSDAVAGVVNFVLDDTFHGISANVGYSAYQHNNDNSYMRGLMDKAGYSYPKGGSGFDGISRNIDLAIGGNFGESGHATTWLTWRKNDGLLQGRRDYSACALRPSGGACGGSLTADPSNFNIVAPAAGTFYVLPSANGTWSKTNTPNLYNYAPVNYYQRPDTRYTAGTNIQYEINNHFKPYVEALFVNHRSSIQSAPSGTFFTDLSVNCSTAVLGSLCHDVGITDNAFTVYVAKRNVEGGPRTTNYDSNSGSITAGAGGNLIGNWSYDVSFTYNRSSTKEERFKDFITTRVRDALLGCPAGSFEGCVPYNVWANNVSTAAAQALEGVGIINYTTSMKVLNGYVTGDFGYALPWANNKPISLVAGYEWRTETYTRTADSNTQAGNFTGAGGPTTNVNNSISVKELFLESAVPVLANTGLLKELDLQFGYRRSNYDVSGSTNTYKAGFGASFADGQYLLRGGWNRAIRAPSITELYEANTIGLWDGSDPCGGATPLFTQAQCANTGVTAAQYGNITANPSGQYNEISGGNQNLKPETADTWTLGFAATPIKNLDLSVDYYSIKIKDTIRTIGASNILTACGLTNDTNLCSRIRRNTATGDLFMGSNPATSGLVLNSLGNFGALQFRGIDLTASYAWNIGPGRLTTSMIGNYVLKQDYQPVPGISANNYSCAGIVNTACGSTNGAKGGSPKWRHMLNVRYGFDRYTVGARWRYIGKMDYENTDGTPGSTDTLLVNRGNRVSAYHYLDLSGSVQLSDDITWTLGLNNVFDREPPLVGSSLSYNGNALSGYDQAGRYFFTSIGLKF, encoded by the coding sequence ATGAAATTTAGGCCCGACACTCCACATAAATCGATCGTCGTATCGCTCGCTATTGCGATGGCTACGTTCTCTATCCCCGCCACGGGTTTCGCCCAGGACCAGGAAAAGAATACGAGTACTGCTGCCGTACTGGATACGGTCAATGTGACTGGTACTCGGCTTAAGAGCCAGTCGATGACCGCTTCAAGTCCAGTGGCCGAGATTAATGCCGAGGAATTCCAATACAGCGGAGCAACCAAAGTTGAAGATCTGGTCAACCAATATCCGCAATTGTCCTTGAATTTCGATGGTTTTACCAACAACGGTGCGGATAGTTATGGCACCGTCGACCTGCGTGGCCTTGGAGCTAAGCGTACCCTGACCTTGGTCAATGGCAGGCGCATTCCCAAGGGCATCGGAGAGACGCCAGACATCACCATTATCCCAGCAGCACTTGTCAAACGTGTGGACTTGCTCACTGGCGGCGCATCAGCAGTATACGGTTCGGATGCGGTTGCTGGCGTGGTTAACTTCGTCCTCGACGATACGTTTCATGGCATCAGTGCCAACGTCGGCTACTCAGCATATCAGCACAACAATGACAACAGCTATATGCGCGGTCTGATGGACAAAGCCGGCTACTCTTATCCCAAAGGTGGATCCGGTTTCGACGGTATCTCACGCAATATCGACTTAGCGATCGGTGGCAACTTCGGAGAAAGTGGCCACGCCACTACGTGGCTCACCTGGCGCAAAAACGACGGCCTGTTACAAGGGCGGCGCGACTATTCCGCATGTGCACTCCGCCCAAGCGGTGGTGCCTGCGGCGGCTCGCTCACCGCTGACCCATCCAATTTCAACATCGTCGCACCAGCGGCCGGCACGTTTTACGTGCTGCCTTCAGCCAACGGGACTTGGTCTAAAACCAACACCCCAAACCTTTACAACTATGCTCCAGTAAATTACTACCAACGTCCGGATACCCGCTACACCGCTGGTACTAACATCCAGTATGAAATCAATAACCATTTCAAACCGTATGTTGAAGCGTTGTTCGTTAATCACCGCAGCTCAATCCAATCCGCACCATCGGGTACGTTTTTCACTGATTTAAGCGTGAACTGCAGCACCGCCGTTCTAGGCAGCCTGTGCCACGATGTTGGCATTACCGACAATGCATTCACTGTCTATGTTGCCAAGCGCAACGTCGAAGGCGGGCCACGCACTACCAACTACGACAGTAACAGCGGAAGCATTACCGCCGGTGCTGGCGGCAACCTCATCGGTAACTGGTCCTACGACGTTTCATTTACCTACAACCGCAGCTCTACGAAGGAAGAACGCTTCAAGGACTTTATAACCACTCGAGTACGCGACGCGTTATTGGGTTGCCCGGCCGGTTCATTTGAGGGGTGCGTTCCTTACAATGTTTGGGCAAATAACGTCAGCACAGCTGCTGCACAAGCACTCGAGGGTGTGGGGATTATCAATTACACCACCTCGATGAAAGTACTCAACGGCTACGTCACTGGCGACTTCGGTTATGCGCTGCCCTGGGCGAACAACAAGCCGATCAGCTTGGTCGCCGGTTACGAGTGGCGTACCGAAACCTACACACGTACCGCCGACAGCAATACACAGGCTGGCAATTTTACTGGTGCAGGCGGCCCCACCACCAACGTGAATAATAGTATTAGCGTGAAGGAGCTTTTTCTGGAGAGTGCAGTACCGGTGCTCGCTAATACCGGTCTACTGAAAGAACTTGATTTACAGTTCGGTTACCGCCGTTCCAACTACGATGTTTCTGGTAGCACCAACACTTACAAAGCGGGTTTCGGTGCCAGCTTTGCGGACGGCCAGTACCTGTTACGTGGTGGTTGGAACCGTGCAATCCGCGCACCAAGCATCACCGAGCTGTATGAAGCAAACACCATTGGACTGTGGGATGGTTCCGATCCCTGCGGCGGTGCCACTCCACTGTTCACTCAAGCGCAGTGTGCCAACACTGGCGTGACTGCAGCTCAGTACGGGAACATCACCGCGAACCCATCCGGCCAGTACAACGAGATCAGTGGCGGCAACCAGAACCTCAAGCCAGAAACCGCCGATACATGGACCCTTGGGTTCGCCGCCACACCGATCAAAAATCTTGATCTGAGCGTGGATTATTACAGTATCAAAATTAAGGATACGATCCGCACGATCGGCGCATCGAATATCCTGACTGCCTGTGGTCTGACAAACGATACCAATCTGTGCAGCCGCATCCGCCGTAATACCGCCACAGGCGACTTGTTCATGGGAAGCAATCCAGCCACTTCCGGTCTGGTGTTGAACTCGCTGGGCAACTTCGGTGCATTGCAGTTCCGCGGTATCGATTTGACCGCTTCGTATGCCTGGAACATCGGGCCCGGACGGTTGACCACCAGTATGATCGGCAACTACGTGCTCAAGCAGGACTATCAACCCGTACCCGGTATCAGTGCCAACAATTACAGTTGTGCTGGCATTGTCAATACCGCTTGCGGCAGCACTAACGGCGCTAAGGGAGGGAGCCCGAAGTGGCGACACATGTTGAACGTGCGCTACGGTTTCGACCGTTACACCGTGGGTGCGCGCTGGCGCTATATCGGAAAGATGGATTACGAAAACACGGATGGCACCCCAGGTTCCACCGACACATTACTGGTCAACCGTGGCAACCGGGTTTCGGCCTATCACTACTTGGACTTGAGCGGCTCAGTACAGTTGAGCGATGACATCACCTGGACGCTGGGACTTAACAATGTATTCGACCGTGAGCCTCCCCTGGTCGGCAGTTCGCTGAGCTACAACGGCAACGCGCTGAGTGGCTATGACCAGGCGGGACGCTATTTCTTCACCAGCATAGGATTGAAATTCTAG
- a CDS encoding sigma-E factor negative regulatory protein produces MNKHLSETADKFELHTRLQLSQLIDGELPLDAARFLLRRLQHNEELANCQERWQLYGDVLRGVVVAPAPADFTLRVQAAVAAEPAPVTHTGPHRRWRWGGGVALAASLAAVILLTVRGWLAMAPPLTTTELVFATTAQLLKPPASTKIAAIPKSKYADSGTTQWGKTTHNRQVAPEHTLATIPTTAAPHRLNPFTHYNTIQTKPWPRTVLPAEAPFNANFPGTAVPRVFYPFEQRLPESQPTSPQE; encoded by the coding sequence ATGAACAAACATCTGTCCGAGACTGCTGACAAGTTCGAACTCCACACCCGACTGCAATTGTCCCAACTGATCGATGGTGAACTGCCGCTGGACGCAGCTCGCTTCCTACTACGTCGGTTGCAACACAACGAAGAATTAGCCAACTGCCAGGAGCGTTGGCAACTGTATGGTGATGTGCTGCGTGGCGTTGTAGTGGCTCCTGCTCCTGCGGACTTTACCCTACGCGTGCAGGCAGCGGTGGCAGCCGAACCGGCACCCGTCACTCACACCGGGCCGCACCGCCGTTGGCGCTGGGGCGGTGGGGTGGCGCTGGCCGCCTCACTTGCCGCAGTCATCTTACTGACAGTGCGCGGGTGGCTAGCAATGGCACCACCGTTAACAACAACCGAACTGGTATTTGCAACGACCGCACAACTGCTCAAGCCCCCTGCATCGACTAAGATTGCCGCAATCCCCAAGTCAAAATACGCAGACAGTGGTACAACACAATGGGGCAAAACGACACACAACCGGCAGGTTGCGCCCGAACATACGCTCGCCACCATTCCCACAACAGCAGCCCCACATCGTCTGAATCCATTCACGCATTACAACACAATACAAACCAAACCCTGGCCGCGTACTGTTCTCCCTGCTGAGGCACCGTTCAACGCGAATTTCCCTGGTACCGCTGTACCACGTGTGTTCTATCCATTCGAACAGCGACTCCCCGAATCGCAGCCTACGTCCCCACAGGAGTAA
- the rpoE gene encoding RNA polymerase sigma factor RpoE has translation MAETKPPQSLDIELVRRVQCGEHTSFDTLVRKYQHRVIALIGRYIADWSECQDVAQETFVRAYRAIGSFRGDAQFSTWLHRIAVNTAKNHLAARKRSPPTDDIEIGEAEQFNHTTHLSDTNTPERELMRQELEQIVMKAVQALPEEFKTALTLCEVEGLSYEEIAQRMDCPIGTVRSRIFRAREAIDVELRPFLEINNMTRKQYRV, from the coding sequence ATGGCCGAAACAAAACCACCTCAGTCTCTAGATATAGAATTGGTCCGACGCGTGCAGTGCGGCGAACACACTTCATTCGATACCTTAGTACGCAAATACCAGCATCGGGTCATCGCCCTGATCGGACGCTACATCGCTGATTGGAGCGAATGTCAAGACGTAGCGCAAGAGACCTTTGTACGCGCCTATCGTGCGATCGGCAGTTTTCGCGGCGACGCTCAGTTTTCGACCTGGTTACATCGCATCGCTGTGAATACCGCCAAGAACCACCTCGCCGCGCGCAAGCGCTCCCCCCCTACCGATGACATCGAGATCGGAGAGGCCGAGCAGTTTAATCACACCACACACTTAAGCGACACCAATACACCGGAACGAGAACTCATGCGGCAGGAGTTGGAACAAATCGTGATGAAAGCGGTCCAAGCACTGCCCGAAGAATTTAAGACTGCTCTTACTCTGTGTGAGGTGGAAGGATTGAGCTACGAAGAGATCGCCCAACGGATGGATTGCCCAATTGGAACGGTACGTTCACGTATTTTCCGGGCGCGCGAGGCCATCGACGTCGAGTTACGGCCTTTTCTAGAGATCAATAACATGACCCGCAAACAATATCGTGTATGA